In one Halorubrum sp. CBA1229 genomic region, the following are encoded:
- a CDS encoding beta-CASP ribonuclease aCPSF1 has product MSQVDKQLDTLKSEIEQEIPNDITVTDVKYEGPELVVYTRDPKRFAGDGDLIRRLASKLRKRITVRPDPSALSPPARAEEEVRDVIPDDAGVTSLDFHEDTGEVVIEAEKPGMVIGRRGSTLREITQEVGWTPEVVRTPPIESSTVSNVRGFLKTEREERRDILERVGRQIHREEMSDDEWVRITTLGCCREVGRAAFILSTPETRILIDCGDKPGAEGEVPYLQVPEALGAGAATLDAVVLTHAHLDHSALVPLLFKYGYDGPIYTTEPTRDLMGLLTLDYLDVAAKEGRTPPYESAQVRDAIKHTIPLEYGDVTDVAPDVKLTFHNAGHILGSAVTHFHIGDGLYNVAFSGDIHYEDTRLFNGAVNDFPRVETLVLESTYGGRDDYQTDQADSEEALKEVINETYEQGGKVVIPAFAVGRSQEIMLVLEEAMRKGEIPEMPVHLDGMIWEATAIHTTYPEYLRDDLRDRIFHDDENPFLADQFNHIDAGEDERQEVADGDECIVISTSGMIEGGPIMSWLRHIGPDPDSDLVFVGYQAQGTLGRRIQNGWDEIPVDGWGGGSRGDTLTLEMGTEVVDGFSGHADRQGLENFVKTMNPRPEKVLCVHGDERSVQDLSSALYHDYNMRTFAPKNLETFRFK; this is encoded by the coding sequence ATGAGTCAAGTCGACAAGCAGCTCGATACCCTGAAATCAGAGATCGAACAGGAGATTCCGAACGACATCACGGTCACCGACGTCAAGTACGAGGGCCCGGAACTGGTCGTCTACACCCGCGACCCGAAGCGGTTCGCCGGCGACGGCGACCTGATCCGCCGGCTCGCCTCCAAGCTCCGGAAACGAATCACGGTCCGCCCCGACCCCAGCGCCCTCTCCCCGCCGGCGCGAGCGGAGGAAGAAGTCCGCGACGTGATCCCCGACGACGCCGGCGTGACTTCCCTCGACTTCCACGAGGACACCGGCGAGGTCGTCATCGAGGCCGAGAAGCCGGGCATGGTGATCGGTCGACGCGGCTCCACGCTGCGCGAGATCACCCAGGAGGTCGGCTGGACCCCCGAGGTCGTTCGGACGCCGCCGATCGAGTCCTCCACCGTCTCGAACGTCCGCGGCTTCCTGAAGACCGAGCGCGAGGAGCGCCGTGACATCCTCGAACGCGTCGGGCGCCAGATCCACCGCGAGGAGATGTCCGACGACGAGTGGGTTCGGATCACGACGCTCGGCTGTTGCCGCGAGGTCGGTCGGGCCGCGTTCATCCTCTCGACGCCCGAGACGCGCATCCTCATCGACTGCGGCGACAAGCCCGGCGCGGAGGGCGAAGTGCCGTACCTCCAGGTCCCCGAGGCGCTCGGCGCCGGCGCGGCGACCCTCGACGCCGTCGTCCTCACGCACGCCCACCTCGACCACTCGGCGCTGGTCCCGCTCCTGTTTAAATACGGCTACGACGGCCCGATCTACACCACGGAGCCGACCCGCGACCTGATGGGCCTGCTCACGCTTGACTACCTCGACGTCGCCGCCAAGGAGGGGCGGACGCCGCCGTACGAGTCGGCGCAGGTCCGCGACGCGATCAAACACACCATCCCGCTGGAGTACGGCGACGTCACCGACGTGGCGCCCGACGTGAAGCTCACCTTCCACAACGCGGGCCACATCCTCGGGAGCGCCGTCACGCACTTCCACATCGGCGACGGGCTCTACAACGTCGCCTTCTCCGGTGACATCCACTACGAGGACACCCGCCTGTTCAACGGCGCCGTCAACGACTTCCCGCGGGTCGAGACGCTCGTGCTGGAGTCGACGTACGGCGGTCGCGACGACTACCAGACCGACCAGGCCGACTCCGAGGAGGCGCTCAAGGAGGTCATCAACGAGACGTACGAGCAGGGCGGGAAGGTCGTCATCCCCGCGTTCGCCGTGGGGCGCTCCCAGGAGATCATGCTCGTCTTGGAGGAGGCGATGCGGAAGGGCGAGATCCCGGAGATGCCCGTCCACCTCGACGGGATGATCTGGGAGGCGACCGCGATCCACACGACCTACCCCGAGTACCTCCGGGACGACCTCCGCGACCGGATCTTCCACGACGACGAGAACCCGTTCCTCGCGGACCAGTTCAACCACATCGACGCCGGCGAGGACGAGCGGCAGGAGGTCGCCGACGGCGACGAGTGCATCGTCATCTCCACCTCCGGGATGATCGAGGGCGGGCCGATCATGTCGTGGCTCCGCCACATCGGCCCCGACCCGGACTCGGACCTCGTCTTCGTCGGCTACCAGGCGCAGGGGACGCTCGGGCGCCGGATCCAGAACGGCTGGGACGAGATCCCGGTCGACGGCTGGGGCGGCGGGAGCCGCGGCGACACGCTCACGCTGGAGATGGGCACCGAGGTCGTCGACGGCTTCTCCGGCCACGCCGACCGGCAGGGGTTAGAGAACTTCGTGAAGACGATGAACCCGCGACCCGAGAAGGTGCTGTGCGTCCACGGCGACGAGCGCTCCGTGCAGGACCTCTCCTCTGCGTTATACCACGACTACAACATGCGGACGTTCGCGCCGAAGAACCTGGAGACGTTCCGGTTCAAATAG
- a CDS encoding methylglyoxal synthase: MRLALIAHDELKDEMVEFVTKHAAALDDCELVTTGTTGKRIAEETGLAVDRQASGPYGGDLQIGGMIADDAIDGVVFLRDPLTAQAHEPDISALLRVCDVKDVPLATNVASGELLVEGLLGST, from the coding sequence ATGCGTCTCGCGCTCATCGCCCACGACGAGCTGAAAGACGAGATGGTGGAGTTCGTCACGAAGCACGCCGCGGCCCTCGACGACTGCGAGCTCGTGACGACGGGGACGACGGGGAAGCGCATCGCCGAGGAGACGGGTCTCGCCGTCGACCGCCAGGCGTCGGGCCCGTACGGCGGCGACCTCCAGATCGGCGGCATGATAGCCGACGACGCGATCGACGGCGTCGTCTTCCTCCGAGACCCGCTCACGGCGCAGGCGCACGAGCCGGACATCTCCGCCCTGCTCCGCGTCTGCGACGTGAAGGACGTCCCGCTGGCGACCAACGTCGCCTCCGGCGAGCTGCTCGTCGAGGGGCTGCTCGGCTCGACGTGA
- a CDS encoding type II secretion system F family protein — MSLDTGVGDGSADADVLAELFYPVFELLFDPDGDFVGDVERKLAEARMPDQVEMYVSRALGVGLLVGGLLWALGTLIGYGVFSLGLIDPSALSLGMPAPTPAIRDLLRSLVVPTAVLISGLVFGSIGFALGFGALVAVPYSRASSRKREINLLLADSVSFMYALSVGGLNQLEILRAMATAEDTYGEVSREFQSIVNETEYFGTDYRNAIRQQSMETPSDELSQFLADMLSIVNSGGDMESFLKDKKEKHLRTSKQEREMTLETLELFGEMYMTLSLFPLLLIIILVIMGMMGESDDFLLYATVYVLIPLTGVGFLVLVSTVKQDEPGDGYLHPDGGSERLRQTSQEGLLHFGLIEGFVGRFGVFDRIRDREGTYKTKQIVSAPHHFLRDNPLYTLALTVPAAVAIVAIAALTGNAPTTFDGWVDRPVWSAFVWIYLPAYLVLVPLAVFHEWSQRSKRAITGKLSESLRKLSSANDTGQTLLESVQTVSETSTGQLAEEFEVIHAKVNYGMSLRDAMVEFNNKYAVPRLARTVKLISEAQEASSQITDVLTTAAQASENQDDIERERISRTRMQVAIIVMTYVTLLGVMAILQTQFIDVMGDLSSQGESAGGAGAGAGFGGGGGIDPSVLSMLFFHAVTLQAVLSGFISGYIRNADIISGVKFAVVLMTLALGVWIYVG, encoded by the coding sequence GTGAGCCTCGACACGGGGGTCGGCGACGGGTCCGCCGACGCCGACGTCCTCGCGGAGCTGTTCTACCCCGTCTTCGAGCTGCTGTTCGACCCCGACGGCGACTTCGTCGGGGACGTCGAGCGCAAGCTCGCGGAGGCCCGGATGCCGGACCAAGTGGAGATGTACGTTTCCCGGGCGCTGGGCGTCGGGCTGCTCGTCGGCGGGCTCCTCTGGGCGCTGGGCACGCTGATCGGCTACGGCGTGTTCTCGCTCGGGCTGATCGACCCGAGCGCGCTGTCGCTCGGCATGCCGGCGCCCACGCCGGCGATCCGGGACCTGTTGCGGTCGCTCGTCGTGCCGACCGCGGTGCTGATTAGCGGGCTCGTCTTCGGCTCGATCGGGTTCGCGCTGGGATTCGGCGCCCTCGTCGCGGTCCCCTACTCGCGGGCGTCCTCGCGGAAGCGCGAGATCAATCTCCTGCTCGCGGACTCAGTCTCGTTCATGTACGCCCTCTCCGTCGGGGGGCTCAACCAGCTCGAGATCCTCCGCGCGATGGCGACGGCGGAGGACACCTACGGAGAGGTCTCCCGCGAGTTCCAGAGCATCGTCAACGAGACGGAGTACTTCGGCACCGACTACCGGAACGCGATCCGCCAGCAGTCGATGGAGACGCCGTCGGACGAGCTCTCGCAGTTCCTCGCCGACATGCTCTCTATCGTCAACTCCGGCGGCGACATGGAGAGCTTCCTGAAGGACAAAAAGGAGAAACACCTCCGCACGTCGAAACAGGAGCGCGAGATGACCCTGGAGACGCTGGAGCTGTTCGGCGAGATGTACATGACGCTCTCGCTTTTCCCCCTGCTTCTCATCATCATCCTCGTCATCATGGGGATGATGGGAGAGTCGGACGACTTCCTGCTGTACGCGACGGTGTACGTCCTGATCCCGCTGACGGGCGTCGGTTTCCTCGTGCTCGTCTCGACCGTCAAACAAGACGAGCCCGGCGACGGCTACCTCCACCCCGACGGCGGCAGCGAGCGCCTCAGACAGACGAGCCAAGAGGGGCTGCTCCATTTCGGACTGATCGAGGGATTCGTCGGGCGGTTCGGCGTCTTCGACCGGATCCGCGACCGGGAGGGGACGTACAAGACGAAGCAGATCGTCTCGGCGCCCCACCATTTCCTGCGCGACAACCCGCTGTACACGCTGGCGCTGACCGTGCCGGCCGCGGTCGCGATCGTCGCTATCGCGGCGCTCACCGGCAACGCGCCGACCACGTTCGACGGGTGGGTCGACCGCCCCGTCTGGTCGGCGTTCGTCTGGATCTACCTCCCGGCGTACCTCGTGTTGGTCCCGCTCGCGGTCTTCCACGAGTGGAGCCAGCGCTCGAAGCGGGCGATCACGGGCAAGCTCTCCGAGAGCCTCCGGAAGCTCTCCTCGGCGAACGACACCGGGCAGACCCTGCTCGAATCGGTCCAGACGGTCTCGGAGACGTCGACCGGCCAGCTCGCCGAGGAGTTCGAGGTGATCCACGCGAAGGTGAACTACGGGATGAGCCTCCGGGACGCCATGGTCGAGTTCAACAACAAGTACGCGGTCCCGCGGCTCGCCCGGACGGTGAAGCTCATCTCGGAGGCGCAGGAGGCCTCCTCGCAGATCACGGACGTGTTGACCACGGCGGCGCAGGCCTCGGAGAACCAGGACGACATCGAGCGCGAGCGGATCTCCCGGACCCGGATGCAGGTGGCGATCATCGTGATGACGTACGTCACGCTGCTGGGCGTGATGGCGATCCTCCAGACCCAGTTCATCGACGTGATGGGCGACCTCTCGTCGCAGGGGGAGTCGGCCGGAGGCGCGGGCGCCGGCGCCGGCTTCGGCGGGGGCGGCGGCATCGACCCCTCGGTGCTCTCGATGCTGTTCTTCCACGCCGTGACCCTACAGGCGGTGCTCTCCGGCTTCATCAGCGGCTACATCCGGAACGCGGACATCATCTCCGGCGTCAAGTTCGCGGTGGTCCTGATGACGCTCGCGCTGGGGGTGTGGATCTATGTCGGGTGA
- a CDS encoding transcription factor S: MKFCDECGSMMKSGEGEDHWVCDSCGNEIGRDDADDEWTTESQVESEVIDVSDAEDKGLPQTTAHCPECGNDRAYWYMQQIRSADESETRFFVCTDCEHKWREDDH, translated from the coding sequence ATGAAGTTCTGCGACGAGTGCGGCTCGATGATGAAGTCCGGCGAGGGCGAGGACCACTGGGTGTGCGACTCCTGCGGCAACGAGATCGGCCGGGACGACGCCGACGACGAGTGGACCACCGAGTCGCAGGTCGAGTCGGAGGTCATCGACGTGAGCGACGCGGAGGACAAGGGGCTCCCGCAGACGACCGCCCACTGCCCGGAGTGCGGCAACGACCGCGCGTACTGGTACATGCAGCAGATCCGCTCGGCCGACGAGTCCGAGACGCGCTTCTTCGTCTGCACGGACTGCGAGCACAAGTGGCGCGAAGACGACCACTGA
- a CDS encoding alanyl-tRNA editing protein, with translation MTEELYLADDTVTTFEATVERALDDRVVLDRTHFYPTGGGQPHDTGTLRAADGEGDPRWRVVDVQKKDTIYHTLAAGGEGDAPSPPEPGTAVVGEIDAARRAAHSKYHTAQHLLSALLLNEFDAETTGNQLYDDHAHLDAAYDRFDDADLDRIEDRLNELVADERPVTSYAMDRAEAEATLDPERTRIDLLPDSIEELRIVEIGAAGADEAGPGTDADPYDRTACAGTHVGDTAEIGEVVVTGRETKGAEEERVRFALAEHADSGE, from the coding sequence ATGACCGAGGAGCTGTACCTCGCAGACGACACGGTGACGACGTTCGAGGCAACCGTCGAGCGCGCGCTCGACGACCGCGTCGTCCTCGACCGGACGCACTTCTACCCGACGGGCGGCGGCCAGCCCCACGACACGGGGACGCTCCGCGCCGCGGACGGGGAGGGCGACCCGCGGTGGCGCGTGGTCGACGTGCAGAAGAAAGACACCATCTACCACACCCTCGCGGCGGGAGGCGAGGGAGACGCCCCCTCGCCGCCCGAGCCCGGTACCGCCGTCGTCGGCGAGATCGACGCGGCGCGCCGGGCGGCCCACTCGAAGTACCACACCGCTCAGCACCTGCTCTCCGCCCTGCTTTTAAACGAATTCGACGCGGAGACCACCGGGAACCAGCTGTACGACGACCACGCGCACCTCGACGCGGCGTACGACCGCTTCGACGACGCCGACCTCGACCGGATCGAGGATCGGCTCAACGAGCTCGTCGCCGACGAACGTCCCGTGACGAGTTACGCGATGGACCGCGCGGAGGCGGAGGCGACGCTCGATCCGGAACGCACCCGAATCGACCTCCTCCCGGACTCGATCGAGGAGCTTCGGATCGTCGAGATCGGCGCGGCGGGCGCGGACGAAGCGGGTCCGGGGACCGACGCCGACCCCTACGACCGCACCGCCTGCGCCGGGACCCACGTCGGCGACACCGCCGAGATCGGCGAGGTCGTCGTTACCGGCCGGGAGACGAAGGGGGCCGAGGAGGAGCGCGTCCGGTTCGCGCTCGCCGAGCACGCCGACAGCGGCGAATAG
- a CDS encoding archaellin/type IV pilin N-terminal domain-containing protein — MKRPDRAQSEVIGVVLLLGLTITAVGITVGLGSTALADVQSSADVQRIEGTMTQLDSKASLVAHGGSTSQRVRLGPGRSADVRVDDDAGVMRIEVEAENAAGDLETTTRNVTLGTIVYERGDDRVAYQGGGVWRSNGDGSWMVSPPEFHYRGDTLTLPLVTINGTDGRLGDAAVVTDAPGHPEGLFPAGNVSNPLLGGNVTVTVESEYAEAWGRFFETRTRANVTQVSPTEVRVALRTETVHPTLSASVSSVGRSRLDTGGIDSLYADSYDSKNNTSYPGRDNASSNAVVQTTGEFRLTAGGGGGTDIITIRGDLIAESYNIPPGQEDKLNVTGERRTDDSLSPADPISGAITERMNRIRDQDLESNTVSGFGHDNGSVKTIDTDTYVNGDITVSDGSTLRIEDGATLHVDGGLNVSEDGSEVEFDGAGGDVTVLVEGGFSMRDQSTLRARGGSSSDLFVDGAVEIRNDASVTAATGTRFELYNTGNIDVTDTAQIAADDDVTKNLWLYSSGDDIYFAGKQTDGIDFAGVMYAPTSDVTLDDNMTFKGSFTSGSFDFDDADLSLHYDESLKDAKPFGGASVPVVSHLHVSRHGVTIEDD; from the coding sequence ATGAAGCGTCCCGACCGCGCACAGAGCGAGGTGATCGGCGTCGTGCTCCTCTTGGGGCTCACGATCACCGCGGTCGGGATAACGGTCGGGCTCGGGTCGACCGCGCTCGCCGACGTCCAGTCTTCGGCCGACGTCCAGCGGATCGAGGGGACGATGACGCAGCTCGACTCGAAGGCCAGCCTCGTCGCGCACGGCGGGTCGACGAGCCAGCGCGTGCGGCTCGGCCCGGGGCGGAGCGCCGACGTGCGCGTCGACGACGACGCCGGGGTGATGCGCATCGAGGTCGAGGCGGAAAACGCGGCCGGCGACCTGGAGACCACGACGCGGAACGTCACGCTCGGGACGATCGTCTACGAGCGCGGCGACGACCGGGTCGCGTATCAGGGCGGCGGCGTCTGGCGGTCGAACGGCGACGGCTCGTGGATGGTTTCCCCGCCCGAGTTCCACTACCGCGGCGACACCCTCACGCTCCCGCTCGTGACGATCAACGGGACCGACGGGCGGCTTGGCGACGCGGCCGTCGTCACGGACGCCCCGGGCCACCCGGAGGGGCTGTTTCCTGCCGGGAACGTCTCGAACCCCCTGCTCGGCGGGAACGTGACGGTCACGGTCGAGAGCGAGTACGCGGAGGCGTGGGGGCGGTTCTTCGAGACCCGGACGCGGGCGAACGTCACGCAGGTCTCGCCGACGGAGGTCCGCGTCGCGCTCCGGACGGAGACGGTCCACCCGACGCTCAGCGCGAGCGTCTCATCGGTGGGGCGCTCTCGGCTCGACACGGGGGGGATCGACAGCCTGTACGCCGACAGCTACGACTCTAAAAACAATACTTCCTATCCCGGACGCGACAACGCGAGTAGTAATGCGGTGGTCCAGACCACCGGGGAGTTCCGTCTCACGGCCGGCGGGGGCGGTGGCACCGACATTATCACGATCCGCGGCGACCTCATCGCCGAGTCGTACAACATCCCGCCCGGCCAGGAGGACAAGCTGAACGTCACCGGCGAGCGGCGGACCGACGACTCGCTGAGTCCCGCAGACCCCATCTCGGGCGCCATAACCGAGCGGATGAACCGGATCCGCGACCAGGATCTCGAATCGAACACCGTCTCCGGGTTCGGACACGACAACGGATCCGTCAAAACCATCGACACGGACACCTACGTGAACGGCGACATCACGGTCTCTGACGGCAGCACGCTCCGGATCGAGGACGGAGCGACCCTCCACGTCGACGGAGGGCTCAACGTGAGCGAGGACGGCAGCGAAGTCGAGTTCGACGGTGCGGGCGGCGACGTCACGGTTCTCGTCGAGGGCGGCTTCTCGATGCGAGATCAGTCGACCCTCCGCGCCCGAGGCGGGAGCAGCAGCGACCTGTTCGTCGACGGCGCGGTCGAGATACGGAACGACGCGTCGGTCACGGCGGCCACCGGCACCCGCTTCGAGCTGTACAACACCGGCAACATCGACGTGACGGATACGGCGCAAATCGCCGCCGACGACGACGTGACAAAGAACCTGTGGCTGTACTCGAGCGGGGACGACATCTACTTCGCGGGCAAACAGACAGACGGGATCGACTTCGCGGGCGTCATGTACGCGCCGACGAGCGACGTGACGCTTGACGATAATATGACGTTCAAAGGATCGTTCACCTCCGGGAGCTTCGATTTCGACGACGCCGACCTCAGCCTCCACTACGACGAGTCGCTCAAGGACGCCAAGCCGTTCGGGGGGGCTTCCGTTCCCGTGGTGAGTCACCTACACGTCTCCCGCCACGGCGTGACGATCGAGGACGACTAG